In Lacinutrix sp. Bg11-31, the DNA window TTTTTTCTTTTTACGTTTTCTTTTATTTCCAGTAATTAGGCTACTAACTTCATCTCCACTGCTGTATTCATAATTTTCTGTATTCTTAAACCTATAGGCAAGTGAGATTTCATGAGAAGTTTCAAAAACGGTTAAATCGCCAATTGCTTTTTCAAAATTATATTCAATAGCAATTTGAGGACTAATATTAATACCTATTCCTGCAGAAGCACCATAAACAGAATTAAAACCTGCTTGTGCCCAAATACCTTTAGGAATGGTAAGCATTGCCATAGCAGAAAGAATAGTTTCTTCTTTTCTAAATTCGGATTTCAGTAAAGTTGTAAATTTACTTTCATCAAAAAAACCTCGAGATGTTAAGTATCCTGTATACATTAGGTAGCCTTCTATACCTTGTTCTGGATTATCTTCAATAAGCATTGATGACTGAAAATTATAGGCTGCTATATTTTTTAGTGACACACCAAAATCGAAAAAACCAGTCCCATAGTTAATGCCTGGGTTTACTGTTATTAAGAAATTTTCTGGAACATTTTCTATTGAAGGATCATCGAAATTTGTGACTATTTTTCCGGTATTTAAACCGCTTTTATAAGCTCCAATATTAAGACCAAAAGTAAGATTGCTATCTCTATCTAATCTTACATTGTATGCGAAATTTAAAAGACCACCAAAAGTGGTTAATACGCCATAATTTTGTTGAAACACACCAATTCCAGCACCAATATTTTCTCCAAATCTTCCTGAATAGCTTGCTAAATAGGTTTCTGGTGCATCTTCAAATTGTACCCATTCTCTTTTATTAGAAATACTAATGTATTTACTTTGTTCTCTTACAAAGCTAAAAGTTGGGTTTATTGTAAAACGATTAAATGTTAATGAGTTCCTTAGCGGAAGATTAAGCGCAACCACACCATCATCCTCTTGAGAATAGTTCATCTGTATAGAACAGAAGCATAATACTAAAACAAGAAATAGTGTTTTCATATTATTTTATAATTGTTATTGAGCCTTTAATTACTTCATTATCTGGCGTTGTTATTATATAATAATACACTTGATTGATGTTAGTAATATTTAAATCGTTCTCTGGGAAATTGTTGAGGTAATCGTTTGTTTGTAATACTACTAATCCACGATTGTTTAATATAGTTACTTGTGTATTAGAGCCAGTTACGTATTTTGTTGGTATAATCCATGTATCATTAATGGTGTCTCCATTAGGGCTAATAAGATTTGGAATTTTTTCTACTTCAGGAAAAGGATCAAATGCTTCTACTATTTCGAATAAAAAAGTTCTAGAAGCGGTACAGCCAGAATTTTCTGTAACAACCACTTTGTAGTTTCCAAAAGCTGTAGCATCAAAAGTATCTTCATTAGCACTAGAAATTAAAACGTTGTCTAAATACCATTCAAATTCTGGAGTGTTAGCAGTATTAGAAATTATTATGGTTAAAGTATCTTCTGCTTCAATAGTATTTGTTTCATCTACATTAATAGAGGCGTCAAAAAGTTCACTTTGCAATACAATAGCTCCAGATGCAGAGCAGCTTCCTAAGTTTACTTGAACCGCATAGGTACCAGATTCTATGGTTTCATACATTTGATTAGTTGCGCCTGGAATAATAACACCATCTTTAAACCACTGATAACTATTTCCTCCAATAGTACTTAAAGTTGTTGCACCTAGATCTGGACAAAACGGATTCCCTAAACTTGAAGAGATACCTGCATCTGCTTGTCCTGAAGTAACAGAACTAATAGTTACGCGATTAGAAAACGAATTTGAAGTACAACTACCATAATTCGTTTCTACAAAATAAGTGCCTTCTTGATTTATTGTAAGTGATGAACCTTCTGACACAAAAATAGAGGTCGTTGCACTAGTTTCTTTATACCATTTATAAGTAAGCGATGGATAATTTAAAGGAGAATCATTATTACCTGAGCCAGGATTATCTATAGTTAGTAAATAGCTTCCGCCTGCACAATAAACTCCAGTTGAGACTAAATTATTTATAGTAAATGGAGCATCTTGAATTTTATAATAAGCAGCAAAAGGTAAAGAACCAGAACTAGTTGCAACAGGTGCACTACTTTTTATACGAATTCTATAGTTTTCTCCAGCAGTGGTGTTTGGTAATGAAAAATCTAATGTTGCTGGTGAGGTTGTTACCGTTCCAGAATTTGATGTAAATATAATAGTTGCGTTTGAAAAATCGCCATTAGCATCGGATAACTCAATTAAAAATTGATTTGAAGTATTTAACCCGTTCTCTGGAGAAAAAACAAAAGTAGTAGAGTAGGTGTTAAAATTAGCACTTGCGCATGCTTGACTAAAGCCTAAATTTGGAGTTCCAATTACTATTTGTGAATTAACTTTTTCTTGACAAATAAGAATTAGAAAACAGAGTAATAAATATAGTTTGTATTTTTTTTTGTAGGTGTACATTGGGTTAGCTGGTAATTTTCTTTTCTATAAGCAATTAGGTTTTTTAGGTTTAGGTGGGTTTGATTTTAAGCTTTAGTTTAAAGGATAAGTATTTAAATATTATAATCTATTTAGTCGTTTCTAGAAGCAACAATTCGGTTAATTCTTAATCTGTAATCTGGATGTTTAGAGTTCTTAGCTTCTATAAAAGTTTCAGAATCTGGACCTTTAGAGTATACATTATTAAATGCTCTACTACCATACCAATTTTCTAAATCTTCATTACTACTATTGTCTTTAACAAAAATATTTCC includes these proteins:
- a CDS encoding gliding motility-associated C-terminal domain-containing protein → MYTYKKKYKLYLLLCFLILICQEKVNSQIVIGTPNLGFSQACASANFNTYSTTFVFSPENGLNTSNQFLIELSDANGDFSNATIIFTSNSGTVTTSPATLDFSLPNTTAGENYRIRIKSSAPVATSSGSLPFAAYYKIQDAPFTINNLVSTGVYCAGGSYLLTIDNPGSGNNDSPLNYPSLTYKWYKETSATTSIFVSEGSSLTINQEGTYFVETNYGSCTSNSFSNRVTISSVTSGQADAGISSSLGNPFCPDLGATTLSTIGGNSYQWFKDGVIIPGATNQMYETIESGTYAVQVNLGSCSASGAIVLQSELFDASINVDETNTIEAEDTLTIIISNTANTPEFEWYLDNVLISSANEDTFDATAFGNYKVVVTENSGCTASRTFLFEIVEAFDPFPEVEKIPNLISPNGDTINDTWIIPTKYVTGSNTQVTILNNRGLVVLQTNDYLNNFPENDLNITNINQVYYYIITTPDNEVIKGSITIIK